CCATCGTGGATCACGTCACAAAGACGACGTAGCCGACGATGGCAACGAAGATCAGCAGGCCGAGCACGACCAGAATCGTCAGGACAAGGTTCATGCGCGAGTCGGCAACCGGCTCTTCGGCCGGGGCATCGAGGATGCTGATCGGTGCGGCCCAGACGCAGAGCGCAGTGACGTTGTCGGTCGAGCCTGCGCGAATGGCGCGATCGACCAATTCCTTGGCGGCATCTTCGGGCTGCATCGAGAGCAGGATTGAGGTCATCTCGTCGTCGGAGAGGTGATCGTGCAGGCCGTCGGTCGAGAGCAGCAGGCGGTCGTCGGGCAGCAGCGTTAGCTCGAAGATATCGACGTCGACGCGCTGGCGATGGCCGAGCGCGCGGGTGATGATGTTCTTGTGCTGGCTGCCGCGGGCCTCGTCCTGCGTCATTGCGCCCATCGCAACCTGCTCGGCGACAAGGGAATGGTCGTGGGTGATCTGATTGAGGTTCTTGGCCCGGACGAGGTAGGCGCGGCTGTCACCTATGTTGCCGACGGCGAGGTCCATGCCCTTGACGATACCGGCGACGAGCGTGGTGCCCATCATGTTGTGCTCGCCGTCGACGGAGCCACCGGCGTAAATTTGCTCGTTCGCCTGGCGAAACGCCTGCTTGAGCAGGATTACGACGTCATCGGATTCAGCGGTGGTGAATCGCTCGCGCAATGCGTCGATTGCCATGCTGGACGCGACCTCACCGCGCTGGTAGCCGCCCACGCCATCGGCGACGGCGAGAACGAGGAGTTCATCCGCCGTGGGAGTTTGTACGATTTCGTGGTAAACCGCGTCCTCGTTGCCCTCACGGACCGGTCCGGGGTCGGTCGCAGCACCGACGATAAGACGACTGTCCTCCACGCGCGAGACTCTCCTCGGTTCGATATCCGTTCAGCTGCACGGTGCGCCTGGCGCGGTGTTCGCGCCCGAGCCATATGATACTGTACCGTCCCGTCCGCGATTGAATGACGATGGAAGAGGCGGGCGTGACATGAGTGGAAACGGACAGTATGCATGCGTCTGACACGGTTCAT
The DNA window shown above is from Thermomicrobiales bacterium and carries:
- a CDS encoding Stp1/IreP family PP2C-type Ser/Thr phosphatase, with protein sequence MEDSRLIVGAATDPGPVREGNEDAVYHEIVQTPTADELLVLAVADGVGGYQRGEVASSMAIDALRERFTTAESDDVVILLKQAFRQANEQIYAGGSVDGEHNMMGTTLVAGIVKGMDLAVGNIGDSRAYLVRAKNLNQITHDHSLVAEQVAMGAMTQDEARGSQHKNIITRALGHRQRVDVDIFELTLLPDDRLLLSTDGLHDHLSDDEMTSILLSMQPEDAAKELVDRAIRAGSTDNVTALCVWAAPISILDAPAEEPVADSRMNLVLTILVVLGLLIFVAIVGYVVFVT